In Kutzneria kofuensis, the DNA window GGGCCTTGTTACAGTTGCACGCCACCTGTTACGCTCGGTCACCAAGGTTATGGCGAGAGGGTTGCTGATACTCCATACAGGTGGTCTACCTGCCGTGCAAGCGTAACGCTATCCGCTGTTCGCCGACGGTAACTATCGGAGCAGGCTCGGCCAGAGTGCAGTTGGTTGGACCACAAGATCCGCGCAAGCGAGACGTGGGGTGTCGTGACCAGGTGGCATCAGAACAAGACGATCAACGCTGCCATCCAGGAGCTGGTTGACGCAGGCTGGACAGTGGTTGAGCAGGGGCACCGATACCGCATGTGGTGCCCCTGCAACGAGATGTGGATCCGCGTGGACGGCACGCCAAAGAACCCTGAAGGGCACGCCAGACGCATGCTCCGGGAGGCTGCACGGTGCCCCGACCGTCACGACCTCAGCGGTCAACCGAACAGGCGTAACACCTGATGGCTGTTTCGCGTTAGAAACAGTGATGGTAACTTGGTGCCTGACGGAAGGTGGGGGTCATGACTGAGTTTGAGTTGATCTTTGCCGTGGACCAGCTGACCGACGACGCCATCGACGCGATCTACGACAGGTACGACGCGCTAGTGGCGGGTCACGGCGACATGACGCTACTTACCGTGACCGCCGAGGGTCCAACACCTGTCGCGGCCGGCAAGACGGCCGTTCGCGATCTAGAACTATTAGCAGGCGTCATAGTGCAGCGCTGTTATGAAGACTTGGTCAACCGGAAAGACATCGCCGAGCGGTGCAATGTCTCTCCCCAGGCGGTCGGCCTGTGGATACGTGGTGATCGACAGCGTAAGCATCCGTTCCCTCAGCCATTTAACCTTGTCGGCGGAGGGGTTTGGCTATGGGGAGAAGTAAACGAATGGCTCCGACGGACCTATAAGCCGCAAGATGATGTTCACTACCCATGTCGCGACGACTATGCGGAAATAAATCGTTGGATAGCAGAACATCGTGCCCAAAAGAGGATGCTCCACGTCGATTTCAGCTGGTCGTCACAGACGCAAGTAGCAGCAGGAGCCGTTGCGGCAATACCGCCTCACATTGAACGCCCTAATGAGACACCCTTTGAGCCAGGTGGCGACTGGGTGACAATTGAGCGCAGAACCGAGAGAGTGGGCTACAGGTGAGCGTGGCGCCGGCTGTCGAAGAACTACTTAAGTCAGCAGCGCTCGACAAGGTCGAATACTATCAGATTTCGGCCCGGGCGCTAGACAAGACAACACCCAGCCGTGCGGAGCCATCGGGTTCCACCCCGGACGCGCCGAGTGAGAATGAAGCGACCCCGGAGGGTGAGGAACGCCAGGACTGGCACCTTATGATCAGGGTGAAGCCGCACGAGCTTGGGCTGCGAGCGCGCTTAAAGGTCGAAAATGATGACACCCGAATAATTGTCGACGCTGCTGCCCTCTATAAGGTAGGAGCGGAAGAAGTGCCACCAAAGGAAGTGGTCGTAGAGTTCATCAAAGTTGAAGCTCTTCCGACCCTAATTCCGTTTATTCGAGAAGCAGCATTCGACTCCGCTCGACGACTCGGCGTCACCCCTCCGAATATTCCACATCGCACGCCAAAAGAGATAGTTGACGCTATTCAGAAGGACGCCAAGAATGTTCTTGACCCAAGAAGCAAGGAAGTGGATAAATAGCTGTTGCCCTACTTGCGGTCAAGCATGATATGTGCACATGTAACGCCATTAATGTTTTGCATGGCCTATTCTTGCGAGTTTGCAGTCAACGAATCTTCTGTTGACGCCCCGTATCTTGATGGATTATTTAACTAGAGCGCTACGGCAGGCAGTACGTACGGCTTCTCGTATCGCTCAGGGAGGGGCCTCGCGCCATCCCGTCGACCTGGCTCCGCCCGATCACGTGTGTCAAGGGGGCACCTCTGCCTAGGTCGGCGGCGGGCGCTGGGACTGCCCCCTTGACGCGCGTGATTGCCCTCGGGGAGGTCGACGGGATGGCGCGGAGCTAGGCCCCTCCCGAACCGCAGCGTGCCCCGTTCCCCCGCCATCCTGTTGGCCTGCCCGTCCGGCGAGGACATTTCTTCTGCGCAACGCGGCTCGCGGGGGCCGCCGGACGGCGGGTGGGTGGCGGAGCCGGGCCCCGACCGATCGGCCGAGCGGCCCCCGCAAGGGGGCCGCCTTGATGAAGAGAAGAAACTGTGAACACGGTGGGCTCCAGGGCCGGCTCCTAGGATGATCGCCGTGGAGCTGGTGGCGTGGGCGTACGGCGTGGCGCAGGGCCTGCTTCAGGCGCCCTTGCCGAGACGGTGGGCTCACGTCCAAGGAGTCGCTGAACAGGCACGTCGGTCCGCCGTCCTGTTTGGGGATGACGGTGATCTGGTGGTCGCGGTGGCGGTGCTGCACGACGTGGGCTATGCGCCGGACATTGCCGAGACAGGGTTCCACCCGCTCGATGGGGCACGGCACCTGAGGGCGATCGGCGCACCGGATCGGCTGGTGCATCTGGTGGCGCATCACTCCTGTGCGGTGCTGGAGGCAGAGTTGCGCGGGTTGTCCGACGAGCTGGCGGAGTTCGAGGATGAGAAGACGCCGCTGCGGGATGCGCTGTGGTGGGCGGACATGACGACAACCCCGGATGGCACGCGCACGACGATCACGGATCGGGTTGCGGAGATTCAGCAGCGCTACGGGCCGGAAGACCTGGTGTCGTGCTTCATCCGCTGGGCGTGGCCGGAGCTACTGGGGGCGGTTGAGCGCACGAACGAACGGTTGGAAGCTGCGGGGATCGGTCAGTCGTAGTACGGCGCAGCCGATGCAGTCAGCCCGTGGTTGATGCGGAGCCGGACGGATGGGTAAATGTTCAGGCCGTCCAGCTCGGCCGGCTCGACCCAATGGACTTCGCGGGACTCGCTGCTCGTTCGAGGCTCGCCTCCGACTGGGCTGGCGCGGAAGCAGACGGAGAACTCCTGCCGGACCTCGCCGTCGTCGTAGCTGATGACGTGCGCGGGGTTCGAGTAGATGCCGACCAATCCGGTGACCTCGATGTCGATGCCGGTCTCTTCGAGGGTTTCCCGGACGGCGGTCTGTGCGATGGTCTCCCCCACGTCCTGGCCGCCGCCGGGAATGGCCCAGAGGTCGTTGTCGGTCCGCCGGATCATCAGCACACGGCCGGCGTCGTCCTGCACGAAAGCGCTTGCGGCGGGAACGATGCTGTTCGCCTTCGGCGCGGCGGGGTCGTTCAGGTAGTCCCTCTTCGGCACGTGTCTTGCCTACCACTTGGGCGGCTTGGCTGCCTTCCACACGGTCTCGAAGCTCTCCGAGTAGGAGTCGAACAGGTCCCCCGCTGATAGCCGGCGCAGGTGGAGGGCGGGCGCGTGGGCGGCCTGGAAGCCGTAGATGTGCGGGTTGACGATCATCTCGTCGTCGAACCGGTAGAGCGAGTTGTAGAGCGTGGTGCCGTGGCACCGGATGTCGATGCCGGGCTCGCCGTCCAGCGGCCGGAAGAACGCGAGGGTCTGGCCGATCTTGGCCGCGATGGCGTTCTTGCCGATCCCCTCCTCCGTGCTACGGCGGACGACCTCCCGACTGGCCGGATCGCCGAACAACAGGCGGATCCGTGCGCCGGCCTGTGCCTTCTCCCGGAAAGCCTTGATCAGGTTGCGGTCCTCGGTGAGGAACATCCCCACGTACACCAGCACCTCGACCTCTTCGGCAGCGTTGTCGATCAGGCGCGACCACAGCTCGCGTGGGATCGAGTTGCGGTGGGGATAGACCTTGATGACCTCGGACCCGCCGATCTCAGTTGCCCGCTCGGGCGCGACGGCGTCCGGCCAGAGGTAGTTCTCGGCTTCGCGGACCAATGCCGCGATGGCGTGCCGATGCTTCGCGTACGGCGTTCGTCCCTTGGTGATCCACCGCTCCACGGTCTTCGGATCGACTCCGATGCCGTTCGCCACCTGTTCAGGTGTCAGCCCGTTGCGCAGCAGAGCATCGCGTAGGCGCTCGTTCGGCATCTCAGCTCCGGGACAAGTAGGGACGTCTTGAGGCTAGCAGGACGTCCTCAGAAATCCCGTCGTGCGGTGCTCGCGTCCTGCCGATCGGCCGAAAGTGGACGTTGAAACCGATCGCCGGAGAGCCGGCGGGCAGACGGGAGACGACGCTATGACCACTGCATCCGGAAGCCGGAACGCGAGGAGCCGTTCCGCGGCTCGCCTGTCCATTGCGAACGCGTGACCGGGCAGGACGGCGAGATGCGCGACCTGGTGCACGTCCACCTGACGGCGGACCTGCCGATGCGGGCCAATGCGTTGCCGTTCGCCGATCGGGTCGAGATCAAGCTCGGCAAGGCGTTCCCGGTTGCCTTGATCATCGACCGTCGGGCCTTGGACCACCTGGAGGAGGCCATTCGACAGGGCCGTGCCGGCCTTGCGGCGGCGGAGACCGGGAAGGGGGTGTCCTGATGCTGGTGCTGTGCCGCGAGAAAGACGGCAAGCCGATGGTGGCAGAGGTCGGGTGGTCACAGGTTCCGGTGACGGTGACGGACGTCAGTGAGTTCCACGTGACGGTGAGGTTCGGCGATGGGGCCGACCAGTTGAACCTGGTGTTGGCCCGGGACGTCGCGGCGCGGCTCGTTGCTCGGCTCCTGCCGTTGATGGCGAAACACGTCACCTGGCTCGTCAAGCGGGGCGAGGGCTGATGGCCGATCTGCTTCGGCTCGTGCCATTCCACAAGGAGATCTAGAGATGCCGCACACAAGCACAGTTCGCAATCGTGCCGTGGAGGTGCGAGCTGCTGGCTTGCCGGACGAGCTGAAGACGTCCAAACACCGCCGTGAGTTGTTGGAACTTGTGGCAAAGCTCTGCGAGGCCCGGCGCCCCGACGGCGTCGCCTCGATAGCCACGCGTGTCGGTTGGGTGTTGAACAAGGCTGCGCTGCACTTCGCGCTGGCTGCTGCCTGCGTGGCGATGGCCGAGCTGTACAGCGTCGAAGCGAAAGCGGTGCGTCGGCAGCTCAAGGACAACAGGCCAGACCTGGTGGCTGGCCGTCACGCCGCGAAGGCGCTCGGACCAGCTGAACTGGCCGGTCTGCTGTCAGGGCTCGGCGCTGAGCCGGAGCTCGTCGACGAGAAGGCGCACTGGTATGCCGCGCGCCTGGCCGTGCTCGAAGCGCTAACCAAGAAGTTCAAGCAGGGGGCTGATTGGGAGCGGAGCATCGCGCAGGGCCAGCAGCGTCGCGGCGACAGCTTGATGGTCGGCAGGGCGAGCTAGCAGCGGGACGCGGTC includes these proteins:
- a CDS encoding HD domain-containing protein, yielding MELVAWAYGVAQGLLQAPLPRRWAHVQGVAEQARRSAVLFGDDGDLVVAVAVLHDVGYAPDIAETGFHPLDGARHLRAIGAPDRLVHLVAHHSCAVLEAELRGLSDELAEFEDEKTPLRDALWWADMTTTPDGTRTTITDRVAEIQQRYGPEDLVSCFIRWAWPELLGAVERTNERLEAAGIGQS
- a CDS encoding NUDIX hydrolase → MPKRDYLNDPAAPKANSIVPAASAFVQDDAGRVLMIRRTDNDLWAIPGGGQDVGETIAQTAVRETLEETGIDIEVTGLVGIYSNPAHVISYDDGEVRQEFSVCFRASPVGGEPRTSSESREVHWVEPAELDGLNIYPSVRLRINHGLTASAAPYYD
- a CDS encoding DUF5919 domain-containing protein codes for the protein MPNERLRDALLRNGLTPEQVANGIGVDPKTVERWITKGRTPYAKHRHAIAALVREAENYLWPDAVAPERATEIGGSEVIKVYPHRNSIPRELWSRLIDNAAEEVEVLVYVGMFLTEDRNLIKAFREKAQAGARIRLLFGDPASREVVRRSTEEGIGKNAIAAKIGQTLAFFRPLDGEPGIDIRCHGTTLYNSLYRFDDEMIVNPHIYGFQAAHAPALHLRRLSAGDLFDSYSESFETVWKAAKPPKW